The following proteins are co-located in the Macaca thibetana thibetana isolate TM-01 chromosome 6, ASM2454274v1, whole genome shotgun sequence genome:
- the PTTG1 gene encoding securin, which produces MATLIYVDKENGEPGTRVAAKDGLKLGSGPSIKALDGRSQVSTPRFGKTFDAPPALPKATRKALGTVNRATEKSVKTKGPLKQKQPNFSAKKMTEKTVKTKSSVPASDDAYPEIEKFFPFNPLDFESFDLPEEHQIAHLPLSGVPLMILDEERELEKLFQLGPPSPVKMPSPPWESNLLQSPSSILSTLDVELPPVCCDIDI; this is translated from the exons ATGGCTACTCTAATCTATGTTGATAAGGAAAATGGAGAACCAGGCACCCGTGTGGCTGCTAAGGATGGGCTGAAGTTGGGGTCTGGACCTT CAATCAAAGCCTTAGATGGGAGATCTCAAGTTTCAACACCACGTTTTGGCAAAACGTTCGATGCTCCACCAGCCTTACCTAAAGCTACAAGAAAGGCTTTGGGAACCGTCAACAGAGCTACAGAAAAGTCTGTAAAGACCAAGGGACCCCTCAAACAAAAACAGCCAAACTTTTCTGCCAAAAAG ATGACTGAGAAGACTGTTAAAACAAAAAGTTCTGTTCCTGCCTCAGACGATGCCtatccagaaatagaaaaattctttCCCTTCAATCCTCTAG ACTTTGAGAGTTTTGACCTGCCTGAAGAGCACCAGATTGCGCACCTCCCCTTGAGTGGAGTGCCTCTCATGATCCTTGACGAGGAGAGAGAGCTTGAAAAGCTGTTTCAGCTGGGCCCCCCTTCACCTGTGAAGATGCCCTCTCCACCATGGGAATCCA ATCTGTTGCAGTCTCCTTCAAGCATTCTGTCGACCCTGGATGTTGAATTGCCACCTGTTTGCTGTGACAtagatatttaa